A region of the Desulfobacter postgatei 2ac9 genome:
ACCATCCCTTCATTATTAAAGTTACCACTACCAGAATTAAAGTTATCTGTATTTCATTTGACCGGGATGTTACTGGAACCTGAAGAGACGATCTCCGTAATTTCCGGGACCAGTCCCTGGTCTGAATTCATGCGCTCGGATATTTTCCGGACAATGTAAAATCCGAAAACAAGACTGACAAATCCACCAATTATGGCTGAGAGGCTGTTGTCGATGGTCAAAAAATCCCCAAGAGAAGACCCGACAAAGGCCCCTGCAATCAGGAAAATAACTGGGATCAAATAAAAAGCGGCAGCCCCTTTCATGATTTTTGCCCGGCTCATACTGACCGTAACAATGTCCCCTTCCTCAGCACCTTTGGAATTGTGAACCCTGGCTTTTATTTTCGTTCCTGTCAGACAGGAGCGGCACTTGTCCACCTTCCTTGTATCACACCCTGAA
Encoded here:
- a CDS encoding SoxR reducing system RseC family protein; translation: MKKEDMMHTRGLVIKKEKNGFAQVVMDRKSACSGCDTRKVDKCRSCLTGTKIKARVHNSKGAEEGDIVTVSMSRAKIMKGAAAFYLIPVIFLIAGAFVGSSLGDFLTIDNSLSAIIGGFVSLVFGFYIVRKISERMNSDQGLVPEITEIVSSGSSNIPVK